The Coffea arabica cultivar ET-39 chromosome 8e, Coffea Arabica ET-39 HiFi, whole genome shotgun sequence genome window below encodes:
- the LOC140012506 gene encoding uncharacterized protein isoform X1: METLEEISKMLNYFLVYGRLEILQGLLDAGSQVNSAHSMCLARDRDGRNPLHLAAMYGRVAVLQVLIRAGFQAALEKTDGGGTILHLCIKYNQLEALKTLVDILKHPEFVNAKNEDGMTILHLAIYYEQHETVKYILQKIGLVVNARDANGKSAVDVLRGLCNINSEIARCLKVAGAKTSDFSTGLQDLVREHRSWIQVACSIIATMAFQAAISPPGGVWQDDLIADSHGNPVPNPRRAGEAVMAYTHPQRYDLFVFSSQASFMAALSTINHHHLL, from the exons atggagacCCTTGAAGAAATCTCTAAAATGCTGAATTACTTCCTGGTGTATGGCAGATTGGAAATCTTGCAAGGGCTACTTGATGCAGGATCTCAAGTTAATTCTGCTCATTCTATGTGTTTGGCCCGTGATCGAGATGGCAGAAACCCTTTGCATCTTGCTGCCATGTATGGAAGAGTGGCAGTCTTGCAGGTGCTAATTCGTGCCGGATTTCAAGCAGCTCTAGAGAAGACAGACGGCGGGGGAACCATTTTGCACCTCTGCATCAAATATAATCAGCTGGAAGCATTGAAGACGCTGGTCGACATATTAAAACATCCagagtttgtgaatgcaaaaaatGAGGATGGCATGACCATATTGCACCTGGCCATATACTATGAGCAACAtgag ACTGTGAAGTACATATTGCAGAAGATCGGATTAGTAGTGAATGCCAGGGACGCAAATGGAAAATCAGCGGTAGACGTCTTACGCGGACTTTGCAATATCAATTCGGAAATTGCACGATGTCTCAAAGTTGCTGGCGCCAAGACAAGCGACTTTTCTACAGGATTACAGGATTTAGTACGCGAGCATCGTAGTTGGATACAGGTGGCATGCTCAATTATTGCGACAATGGCATTTCAGGCTGCAATAAGCCCTCCGGGAGGAGTTTGGCAAGACGACCTAATAGCAGATTCACATGGTAATCCAGTGCCAAATCCACGCAGAGCAGGAGAAGCTGTAATGGCATACACCCATCCCCAGAGATATGACCTTTTCGTTTTCTCAAGCCAAGCATCCTTTATGGCAGCTCTGTCGACAATTAATCATCATCACCTTCTGTGA
- the LOC140012506 gene encoding uncharacterized protein isoform X2: MCLARDRDGRNPLHLAAMYGRVAVLQVLIRAGFQAALEKTDGGGTILHLCIKYNQLEALKTLVDILKHPEFVNAKNEDGMTILHLAIYYEQHETVKYILQKIGLVVNARDANGKSAVDVLRGLCNINSEIARCLKVAGAKTSDFSTGLQDLVREHRSWIQVACSIIATMAFQAAISPPGGVWQDDLIADSHGNPVPNPRRAGEAVMAYTHPQRYDLFVFSSQASFMAALSTINHHHLL, from the exons ATGTGTTTGGCCCGTGATCGAGATGGCAGAAACCCTTTGCATCTTGCTGCCATGTATGGAAGAGTGGCAGTCTTGCAGGTGCTAATTCGTGCCGGATTTCAAGCAGCTCTAGAGAAGACAGACGGCGGGGGAACCATTTTGCACCTCTGCATCAAATATAATCAGCTGGAAGCATTGAAGACGCTGGTCGACATATTAAAACATCCagagtttgtgaatgcaaaaaatGAGGATGGCATGACCATATTGCACCTGGCCATATACTATGAGCAACAtgag ACTGTGAAGTACATATTGCAGAAGATCGGATTAGTAGTGAATGCCAGGGACGCAAATGGAAAATCAGCGGTAGACGTCTTACGCGGACTTTGCAATATCAATTCGGAAATTGCACGATGTCTCAAAGTTGCTGGCGCCAAGACAAGCGACTTTTCTACAGGATTACAGGATTTAGTACGCGAGCATCGTAGTTGGATACAGGTGGCATGCTCAATTATTGCGACAATGGCATTTCAGGCTGCAATAAGCCCTCCGGGAGGAGTTTGGCAAGACGACCTAATAGCAGATTCACATGGTAATCCAGTGCCAAATCCACGCAGAGCAGGAGAAGCTGTAATGGCATACACCCATCCCCAGAGATATGACCTTTTCGTTTTCTCAAGCCAAGCATCCTTTATGGCAGCTCTGTCGACAATTAATCATCATCACCTTCTGTGA
- the LOC140012584 gene encoding uncharacterized protein, protein MDRRLCDAAVEGDVTAFCQLLQEDPLALAKAALKCEDKNPLHIAAILGHVDFVKAILQVDFAYIMCLARDQDGRSPLHLAAMYGRLEVLQELLYAGSQANSAHSMCLARDRDGRNPLHLAAMYGRVAVLQVLIRAGFQAALEKTDGGGTILHLCIKYNQLEALKTLVDILKYPEFVNAKNEDGMTILHLAIYYEQHETAKYILQKNGVDVNARDANGKSALDVLRGVGNIKSEIARRLKVAGAKTSDFSTGLQDLVREHRSWIQVACSIIATMAFQAAISPPGGAWQEDLIADSRGNPVPNPHRAGEAVMAHTHPQRYELFVFTSITSFWAALSTIIITICDFTGRLALFLLSILLHLAIVTLAAAHFTSIRMLYPDGRKNIKRSTDWTEIILLYGVWAVSGMLIIAIVHKRLKKKTSGFRLSC, encoded by the exons ATGGACAGAAGGCTTTGTGATGCAGCAGTGGAAGGAGATGTTACCGCTTTTTGTCAGTTGCTTCAAGAAGATCCACTTGCTCTTGCTAAAGCTGCTTTGAAGTGCGAGGATAAGAATCCTCTTCACATAGCAGCAATATTGGGCCATGTAGATTTTGTAAAAGCAATCTTACAAGTTGATTTTGCTTATATTATGTGTTTGGCCCGTGATCAAGATGGCAGAAGCCCTTTACATCTTGCTGCCATGTATGGCAGATTGGAAGTCTTGCAAGAGCTACTTTATGCAGGATCTCAAGCCAATTCTGCTCATTCTATGTGTTTGGCCCGTGATCGAGATGGCAGAAACCCTTTGCATCTTGCTGCCATGTATGGAAGAGTGGCAGTCTTGCAGGTGCTAATTCGTGCCGGATTTCAAGCAGCTCTAGAGAAGACAGACGGCGGGGGAACCATTTTGCACCTCTGCATCAAATATAATCAGCTGGAAGCATTGAAGACGCTTGTCGACATATTAAAATATCCagagtttgtgaatgcaaaaaatGAGGATGGCATGACCATATTGCACCTGGCCATATACTATGAGCAACATgag ACTGCGAAGTACATATTGCAGAAGAACGGAGTAGATGTGAATGCCAGGGATGCAAATGGAAAATCAGCGTTAGACGTCTTACGCGGAGTTGGCAATATCAAGTCGGAAATTGCACGACGTCTCAAAGTTGCTGGCGCCAAGACAAGCGACTTTTCTACAGGCTTACAGGATTTAGTTCGGGAGCATCGTAGTTGGATACAGGTGGCATGCTCAATTATTGCGACAATGGCTTTTCAGGCTGCAATAAGCCCTCCAGGAGGAGCTTGGCAAGAAGACCTAATAGCAGATTCGCGTGGTAACCCGGTGCCAAATCCACATAGAGCAGGAGAAGCTGTAATGGCACACACTCATCCCCAGAGATATGAACTTTTCGTTTTCACAAGCATAACATCCTTTTGGGCAGCTCTGTCGACAATCATCATCACCATCTGTGATTTTACTGGAAGGCTGGCTCTGTTTCTGCTGTCGATTCTCCTCCACTTAGCAATTGTCACACTAGCGGCTGCTCATTTCACATCAATCCGCATGCTATACCCTGATGGCCGCAAAAATATAAAACGAAGCACGGATTGGACGGAAATCATACTTCTCTATGGTGTTTGGGCTGTTAGTGGGATGCTGATTATCGCAATTGTTCACAAGAGGCTCAAGAAGAAAACCTCGGGATTCAGGCTCAGCTGCTGA